A window from Theobroma cacao cultivar B97-61/B2 chromosome 3, Criollo_cocoa_genome_V2, whole genome shotgun sequence encodes these proteins:
- the LOC18605661 gene encoding late embryogenesis abundant protein At1g64065, with product MAQTNSQARKDEESALVHSRELPDLEQSKDFRETESEEPTLGRSFELNRKNLAILAASVIVIVLIIVFSILIFSTKNPKIRVRSAVVQNLNYSTSSNPSFSMRFVTEMTVKNPNFGYFRYGSTNVTFAYRGVQLVQVLVPGARIRGFGTGKITATMDLNSNNVRNDTNLGSDIRSGFLTLTGQSKMNGKVYLMSSGKRRKVNGRRRYAAMNCTLTVNLAEKSVQDIKCPQSPAAV from the coding sequence ATGGCTCAGACCAACAGTCAAGCCAGAAAGGATGAGGAGTCTGCCCTGGTGCATTCCAGAGAGCTGCCTGACCTGGAGCAATCTAAAGATTTCAGGGAGACGGAATCGGAAGAGCCTACCTTAGGACGATCATTTGAGCTTAACCGAAAGAATCTGGCTATACTTGCTGCTTCTGTGATCGTAATTGTACTAATTATAGTTTTTTCAATACTAATATTCAGCACCAAAAATCCGAAAATCCGAGTGCGCTCCGCTGTGGTTCAGAATCTCAACTACAGCACCTCTTCAAACCCTTCATTCAGCATGAGATTTGTTACTGAAATGACAGTCaagaacccaaattttggttACTTCAGATACGGAAGCACCAATGTTACTTTCGCTTACAGGGGCGTACAGCTTGTGCAGGTCTTAGTCCCAGGGGCAAGAATCAGGGGTTTTGGCACAGGAAAGATAACTGCGACAATGGACTTGAATTCAAACAATGTAAGAAACGATACAAATCTAGGCAGTGATATCAGGTCGGGGTTTTTGACGTTGACCGGTCAGTCCAAAATGAACGGTAAGGTGTATTTGATGTCTTCAGGAAAAAGGAGGAAGGTGAACGGTAGGAGGAGATATGCAGCCATGAACTGCACCCTTACGGTTAATTTGGCAGAAAAATCGGTCCAGGATATAAAATGCCCTCAGAGCCCTGCTGCTGTGTGA